From the genome of Glycine max cultivar Williams 82 chromosome 2, Glycine_max_v4.0, whole genome shotgun sequence, one region includes:
- the LOC100527189 gene encoding uncharacterized protein LOC100527189 — MFRSMTTRRGYERLGKESATTALLHEGFKRSTSLPSWGSNSSRKMALGSTYGEINLKRNPTKKGNNNSDKKSHPLLSFLALRRKKKTTARPEFARYLEYLKEGGMWDFNSNKPVMYYE, encoded by the coding sequence ATGTTTAGATCCATGACTACTCGGAGAGGGTATGAAAGATTAGGTAAAGAATCTGCCACCACTGCACTTTTGCATGAGGGGTTCAAGAGGAGCACAAGTTTGCCTTCTTGGGGATCCAATTCTTCAAGAAAAATGGCTCTTGGTTCCACCTATGGGGAGATCAATCTAAAGAGAAACCCCACAAAGAAGGGTAATAATAATAGTGACAAGAAGAGTCACCCACTTCTAAGCTTTTTGGCTCTTCgtaggaaaaagaaaacaacagcTAGGCCTGAATTTGCAAGGTATCTTGAGTATCTCAAGGAAGGAGGCATGTGGGATTTTAATTCCAATAAACCCGTCATGTATTACGAATGA